A DNA window from Fragaria vesca subsp. vesca linkage group LG3, FraVesHawaii_1.0, whole genome shotgun sequence contains the following coding sequences:
- the LOC101298500 gene encoding uncharacterized protein LOC101298500 → MATKSDEYLPLKDFRVEIDDKQPTFSVCFWLYLSSSTTFPATLIQVHSGAAGNSPFLVIRENKKLRLYLMGLLPRKAADQCGSASLSEVPHIDVWSQFPMEKWVHVGWEVSSDFVRLHIDGEDVGNKDISSLFNKDSISTGLSKISLAFCGGDGNNMQGYVHHPNILPLTSSIMEYFAKDPPLQLSFDNSSVSEIEELSNGVWSIVGGKASCRRIFSLDVVLLDAFSHTINKELEVIASLAYYDNGAHVDKTSDGEPPLLAIHDGIEFASCDRPTKVVQGRASFKLKISQLSSKCDNRLFRIIFQIPNWENYPFLKAFTPPIRCVSPSHNAVVSSIMLGRSPYAPLNVYQPLGLDDKALELQNISAPEDKLNPSPKRLKLGNQVENAFVKNLVGRANNVEEVDDSRSNSENPEARNSTLKSTSSSRIPMSDVTVFKYCLAGLTEKSLLLKEIATSASNEELQDFAHQVSLYSGCSHHRHQIIMAKKLVEEGTKAWKLISQNSDQVQWESVVLEIEEQFMKIACCSSRSLTKQDFELLKRIAGCKEYLAQENFEKMWCWLYPVAFTLSKDGINTMWSSTSPKWIEGFITKEEAESSLQPSRGFQEPGTFVLRFPTSRSWPHPDAGSLVVTYLGSKCTIHHKLISLDTIASSEEKNTKPLQDMLLVEPELSRLGRITRSH, encoded by the exons ATGGCTACTAAAAGTGACGAATATCTGCCGCTTAAGGATTTCCGAGTCGAAATTGACGACAAACAACCAACTTTCTCCGTCTGCTTTTGGCTTTACCTCTCTTCCTCCACCACCTTCCCCGCCACACTCATTCAG GTGCATTCAGGTGCCGCAGGAAATTCTCCTTTTCTTGTTATAAGAGAAAACAAGAAATTGAGGCTTTACTTGATGGGACTCTTACCCAGGAAAGCTGCTGATCAATGTGGTTCCGCTTCGTTGTCTGAAGTTCCGCACATTGATGTGTGGAGTCAGTTTCCTATGGAGAAATGGGTTCATGTTGGATGGGAG GTTTCTTCTGATTTTGTACGGCTGCATATTGATGGCGAGGATGTCGGAAACAAAGATATCTCTTCTTTGTTCAACAAAGATTCCATTTCAACTGGGTTGTCAAAAATTTCCTTGGCTTTTTGTGGTGGAGATGGCAACAATATGCAGGGTTATGTCCATCATCCAAATATTTTGCCTTTGACCTCATCTATTATGGAGTACTTTGCCAAG GACCCACCTCTACAATTATCTTTTGATAATTCCTCTGTTTCTGAGATTGAAGAATTGAGTAATGGTGTTTGGAGTATTGTTGGTGGAAAG GCATCTTGTCGTAGGATATTTTCACTGGATGTTGTACTGCTGGATGCCTTTTCCCATACTATAAACAAGGAACTGGAG GTTATTGCTTCCCTTGCGTATTATGACAATGGGGCACATGTGGACAAGACAAGTGATGGAGAACCTCCCCTGTTGGCAATCCATGATGGGATTGAATTTGCTTCTTGTGATAGACCAACCAAAGTTGTGCAAGGGCGTGCATCTTTCAAGCTCAAGATATCTCAG CTTTCATCCAAGTGCGATAATCGGTTGTTTCGGATAATATTTCAAATACCAAATTGGGAAAATTATCCTTTTCTCAAGGCATTCACCCCTCCAATTCGTTGTGTCTCACCGAGCCATAATGCTGTGGTCTCCTCTATCATGTTGGGAAGATCACCATATGCACCGCTCAATGTATATCAACCATTGGGGTTAGATGATAAAGCACTAGAACTTCAGAACATTTCTGCTCCTGAGGACAAACTGAATCCATCACCAAAACGATTGAAATTGGGTAATCAG GTTGAAAATGCTTTTGTGAAAAATTTGGTGGGGAGAGCCAATAACGTGGAAGAAGTAGATGACTCCCGATCCAATTCAGAGAATCCTGAAGCAAGAAACTCAACTCTCAAGAGTACATCAAGTAGTAGAATTCCAATGTCGGATGTGACCGTTTTCAAATACTGCCTCGCAGGATTAACTGAGAAAAGTCTTCTGCTCAAGGAGATTGCAACCTCTGCTTCTAATGAAGAACTTCAGGATTTTGCCCATCAGGTTTCATTGTATTCAGGATGTTCACACCACAG GCACCAAATAATAATGGCAAAGAAATTGGTCGAGGAAGGAACGAAAGCTTGGAAGTTGATCTCACAAAATAGTGACCAGGTTCAATGGGAGAGTGTGGTTTTAGAAATTGAAGAGCAATTCATGAAGATTGCTTGCTGTAGTTCTAGATCTCTCACAAAGCAG GACTTTGAGCTGCTAAAGAGAATTGCTGGTTGCAAAGAATATCTGGCGCAAGAGAACTTTGAAAAGATGTGGTGTTGGTTATATCCTGTCGCTTTTACATTATCAAAAGATGGGATAAATACAATGTGGAGTTCAACATCACCCAAGTGGATAGAAGGATTCATTACTAAGGAAGAAGCTGAATCTTCTCTTCAACCTTCAAGGGGTTTCCAGGAACCTGGTACATTTGTACTTCGATTTCCAACTTCAAGGAGCTGGCCTCATCCAGATGCTGGGAGCTTAGTTGTGACCTATCTTGGCAGCAAATGCACCATTCACCACAAACTTATTTCCCTGGATACTATTGCTAG TTCTGAGGAAAAGAACACAAAGCCTTTGCAAGACATGCTTCTTGTAGAGCCCGAACTCTCTCGATTGGGAAG GATAACAAGAAGTCACTGA
- the LOC101296186 gene encoding receptor-like serine/threonine-protein kinase At1g78530-like, translated as MGNALILAFYITICCIAFVISKIIIAVLIYRRWKRKHLVFEHGFSGGKMVLFRAPVMQSLKSDVFLKKTLKLSNKDIIGSGGYGTVYKLTVNETMAFAVKRLNRGSADRDRGFERELEAMGDIKHRNIVTLHGYYTAPHYNLLIYELVANGSLDGVLHGRSMTNKRLDWPARYKVALGAARGISYLHHDCIPHIIHRDIKSSNILLDQNMEARVSDFGLATLMEPDKTHVSTLVAGTFGYLAPEYFDTGRATAKGDVYSFGVVLLELLTGKKPTDEAFVEEGTKLVTWVKAVVQDKKEEYVLDNKLGCCPEDEINSAFSIALMCLEPEPSKRPTMAEVVKMLEQIRSDKVL; from the exons ATGGGAAATGCTTTGATTCTAGCATTCTACATAACCATATGCTGTATTGCTTTTGTAATATCGAAGATCATAATCGCAGTCCTCATCTATAGGCGATGGAAGAGAAAGCACTTGGTTTTCGAACATGGCTTCTCAG GTGGGAAAATGGTTTTGTTCAGGGCACCAGTTATGCAATCTCTCAAATCAGATGTGTTCTTAAAGAAGACACTGAAGTTGAGCAACAAGGACATCATTGGCTCTGGAGGGTATGGGACAGTTTATAAGCTTACAGTCAATGAGACCATGGCCTTTGCTGTGAAGAGATTGAACAGAGGAAGTGCAGATAGAGATCGAGGATTTGAGAGAGAACTCGAAGCCATGGGGGATATAAAGCACCGGAATATTGTGACTCTTCATGGATATTACACTGCTCCACATTATAATCTTCTCATATATGAACTGGTAGCTAATGGAAGCTTGGATGGAGTTCTTCATG GAAGATCAATGACCAACAAGCGTTTGGATTGGCCGGCCAGATACAAAGTAGCACTAGGTGCTGCAAGAGGAATATCATACCTTCATCATGATTGCATCCCTCATATAATCCATAGAGATATCAAGTCAAGCAATATATTGTTGGATCAAAACATGGAGGCTCGAGTGTCTGATTTTGGGCTGGCAACTTTGATGGAACCAGATAAGACTCATGTTTCAACTCTTGTTGCTGGAACTTTTGGATACTTAGCACCTG AATATTTTGATACCGGAAGAGCAACAGCAAAAGGGGATGTTTACAGTTTTGGAGTGGTTTTACTAGAGCTTCTAACTGGAAAAAAGCCTACCGATGAAGCATTTGTTGAGGAAGGAACAAAGCTTGTGACATGG GTGAAAGCGGTTGTTCAGGACAAGAAGGAGGAGTATGTACTTGACAATAAGTTAGGATGTTGTCCAGAGGACGAGATTAACAGTGCCTTTAGCATTGCATTAATGTGCCTTGAACCAGAGCCTTCCAAGAGGCCTACCATGGCTGAGGTTGTCAAGATGCTTGAGCAGATTAGAAGTGATAAAGTTCTATAA
- the LOC101296469 gene encoding chalcone--flavonone isomerase 2-like: MFEAEAICSPALLQLPIHTRKFISSKPRIGFLTRISTPDVLLSQTHHQSCSLFSIQKDSRAQTRTSFPLNASSSSVESAEYIEEPATNVRFQTSVSLPGCSSSLALLGTGYREKVFAIIGVKVYAAGLYVNQSILNNLNAWKGRPAAEIQKDPSLFSSMFQSPSEKSLQIILVRDVDGKTFWDALNDAISPRIKSPTPVDESALSTFRSTFEGQPLKKGTFIFLTWLQASKMLVSISSNGLPSSVDATIESENVSSVLFDVFFGDTPVSPTLKASVATGLESVLK, translated from the exons ATGTTTGAAGCTGAAGCAATTTGCTCTCCAGCATTGCTCCAACTACCTATTCACACCCGAAAATTTATCTCCTCAAAACCCAGAATTGGGTTTCTGACCAGAATCTCAACTCCAGATGTATTGCTTTCCCAAACCCATCATCAGTCTTGCTCTCTCTTTTCTATTCAAAAGGACAGTAGAGCTCAGACCAGAACCAGTTTCCCTTTAAATGCTTCCTCATCTTCAG TTGAAAGTGCAGAATACATAGAGGAGCCTGCTACCAATGTGAGATTTCAAACATCTGTGAGCTTGCCTGGGTGCTCAAGTTCATTGGCATTGCTTGGAACTG GATACAGGGAAAAAGTCTTCGCAATTATTGGCGTTAAAGTATATGCTGCGGGATTATACGTAAATCAGTCCATCTTAAATAACTTGAATGCTTGGAAAGGAAGACCAGCTGCTGAGATTCAAAAGGATCCATCCCTGTTCAGCTCCATGTTTCAAT CTCCTTCTGAGAAATCATTACAGATTATTCTGGTTAGAGATGTTGATGGGAAAACATTCTGGGATGCCTTGAATGATGCCATCTCTCCAAGAATCAAATCACCCACTCCTGTTGATGAGTCTGCACTGTCCACATTTCGCAGTACCTTCGAAGGGCAACCCCTTAAAAAGGGAACATTCATATTTTTGACTTGGCTGCAGGCTTCCAAAATGCTT GTTTCTATCTCATCTAATGGGCTTCCGTCTAGTGTGGATGCTACAATAGAATCAGAAAACGTGAGTTCGGTGCTTTTTGATGTATTCTTTGGAGACACTCCTGTTTCTCCTACCTTAAAGGCTTCTGTTGCAACCGGATTGGAATCAGTCCTCAAGTAG
- the LOC101298783 gene encoding glucan endo-1,3-beta-glucosidase-like: MAKATDLTLLLLLFCFSSEILVMVNGEKTWCVAKPSTDQATLLANLNFACSHVDCRILQGGCPCSSPDNLMNHASIAMNLYYQAKGRNQWNCDFRCSGLIVMTNPSYGDCIYA, encoded by the exons ATGGCTAAAGCAACTGATCTCACTCTTTTGCTCCTGCTCTTCTGCTTCAGTTCAG AAATTTTGGTCATGGTAAATGGGGAG AAAACTTGGTGTGTGGCTAAACCTTCAACAGACCAAGCAACGCTTTTAGCGAATCTGAATTTCGCATGCTCTCACGTAGATTGTCGGATTCTTCAAGGTGGATGTCCATGCTCCTCTCCAGATAATCTCATGAATCATGCCTCCATAGCCATGAATCTATACTACCAAGCTAAAGGAAGGAACCAGTGGAATTGTGATTTTAGGTGCTCTGGTCTTATTGTCATGACTAATCCAA GTTATGGTGACTGCATCTATGCATAA